From Vitis vinifera cultivar Pinot Noir 40024 chromosome 3, ASM3070453v1, the proteins below share one genomic window:
- the LOC100243450 gene encoding phenylcoumaran benzylic ether reductase Pyrc5, with protein MADKILIIGGTGYIGKFIVAASAKSGHPTFALVRDTTLSDPTKSQIIKSFKSSGVTLVHGDLNDHQSLVKAIKEVDVVISTVGGGQLQDQAKIIAAIKEAGNVKRFLPSEFGNDVDRLHAVEPAKSVFAIKVQIRRAIEAEGIPYTYVTSNFFAGYFLPTLVQPGATAPPKDKVIILGDGNPKAVFNKEDDIGTYTIRAVDDPRTLNKILYIKPPQNIYSFNDLVSLWEKKIGKTLERIHVPKEQVLKNIQEAEFPVNVIMAISHSVFIEGDQTNFEIEPSFGVEASELYPDVKYTTVDEYLNQFA; from the exons ATGGCCGACAAGATCCTCATCATCGGCGGCACCGGATACATAGGAAAATTCATTGTCGCCGCCAGCGCCAAGTCCGGTCACCCTACCTTCGCTCTCGTCAGAGACACCACCCTTTCAGATCCTACGAAGTCCCAAATCATCAAGAGTTTCAAGAGCTCCGGCGTCACTTTGGTCCAT GGAGATCTAAACGATCACCAGAGTTTGGTAAAGGCGATCAAGGAAGTAGATGTGGTGATATCCACCGTTGGTGGCGGGCAGTTGCAGGATCAAGCGAAGATCATAGCTGcaatcaaagaagctggaaatGTCAAG AGATTCCTCCCATCAGAGTTTGGAAATGATGTGGACCGTCTCCATGCTGTTGAGCCAGCAAAATCAGTGTTTGCTATCAAAGTTCAAATCCGCCGAGCTATTGAGGCTGAAGGAATTCCCTATACCTATGTGACCTCCAACTTCTTTGCTGGCTATTTCCTTCCTACATTAGTACAACCTGGAGCCACTGCTCCCCCCAAAGATAAAGTTATTATTTTAGGTGATGGAAATCCAAAAG CTGTTTTTAACAAGGAGGATGACATTGGCACCTATACTATCAGGGCTGTGGATGATCCGAGAACCTTGAATAAAATCCTCTACATCAAGCCCCCTCAGAACATTTACTCATTCAACGATCTTGTCTCCTTGTGGGAGAAGAAGATTGGAAAAACCCTGGAGAGGATCCATGTTCCAAAGGAGCAAGTTCTGAAGAACATCCAAG AAGCCGAATTTCCAGTGAATGTGATTATGGCAATCAGTCACTCTGTTTTTATAGAGGGTGACCAGACCAACTTCGAAATTGAACCATCATTTGGAGTAGAAGCTTCAGAGCTATACCCTGACGTCAAATACACAACTGTGGATGAGTACCTCAATCAGTTTGCCTGA